Proteins encoded by one window of Cuniculiplasma divulgatum:
- a CDS encoding bifunctional phosphoglucose/phosphomannose isomerase, producing MAEDKFYSQVYSIKEQINFTEKFSLEARNFKAIVISGMGGSGVSGRIFAEIFQELPVIVVDSYKLPKYVDRSYCFIAVSYSGNTEETLSTVKEAKARGVRVNAITSGGELSKICDNLIKIPAGLQPREAIGYLLMPLLNTFAGIQTEERKKIISILENLEKERSPIWQLAQKIVDSRKIPYILSWEPFTSLSYRFKTQFNENSKLFALNHNLSEQNHNELVPQLMNGGMAEKFIFLVLEGDYSSRCKVRLDIMENKFSSEIIRIKPKGETQLEKLFYLLHYIDILTVEVSLRLSFDPEDVKVLENLKAELSKIK from the coding sequence TTGGCAGAAGATAAATTTTACAGTCAGGTTTACTCAATTAAGGAACAAATCAATTTTACTGAGAAGTTTTCCCTGGAAGCACGAAATTTTAAAGCAATTGTAATTTCAGGAATGGGGGGATCAGGTGTATCGGGCAGAATTTTTGCAGAGATATTTCAGGAACTTCCTGTAATAGTTGTGGATTCTTATAAACTTCCAAAATATGTGGACCGCAGCTACTGCTTCATTGCAGTAAGTTACTCGGGAAACACAGAAGAAACACTGAGTACAGTTAAAGAGGCGAAGGCCAGAGGAGTCAGGGTAAATGCCATAACTTCCGGTGGTGAGCTTTCCAAAATATGCGACAATCTGATTAAAATACCGGCAGGATTGCAGCCAAGGGAGGCCATAGGATATCTTTTAATGCCTCTTTTGAACACTTTTGCTGGCATTCAGACGGAAGAGAGAAAAAAAATCATTTCAATTCTTGAAAATCTTGAAAAGGAGCGAAGCCCTATATGGCAGCTTGCACAGAAAATAGTAGACTCAAGAAAAATTCCCTACATTCTATCATGGGAACCTTTCACAAGCCTCAGCTACAGATTCAAGACACAGTTTAATGAAAATTCAAAGCTTTTCGCACTGAATCATAACCTATCAGAGCAGAATCATAATGAACTTGTACCGCAACTAATGAACGGAGGTATGGCCGAAAAATTCATCTTTCTTGTTCTGGAGGGGGATTACAGTTCAAGATGTAAGGTACGCCTGGATATAATGGAAAATAAATTCTCATCAGAGATCATAAGGATAAAGCCCAAAGGTGAGACACAACTGGAAAAGCTGTTCTATCTTCTGCACTATATTGACATCCTTA
- a CDS encoding arginine deiminase family protein, whose product MFVRSEWENLKEVIVHRPGTEIDYAMISPRAFLFERPFNKTKALREHEKLEEIMKENGAKVTQLREIVVNRCNTDSSFRKSLEEKLASEVQFYGDISEVERLKKDFQRNLPFMDADTLFNISILVPSIDITVDRDNHMSYPKIFSNVPLTNLYFMRDQQAVSSNGVILGRMKLPQRKMEPEITGFIMEKILGNDHLKRVEENSYFEGGDYIPCGEFGLIGTGPRTDLAGAISAMNSGMMSHDEILVVENPRYPFMVNDLLNNMHLDTYFNIAGNGTAIGSLSLVKAAKGKLYQKTGDGYVYAYDIALYDYLKKKGYNIMEISPIEQLCYSSNFLTVKNNRIICIDSFSVLKKLESNGVITQKIKEEAGAKESELKSGTMFPSSSKMRDFGIDFIKINLEEITGGYGGAHCMTYTLHRN is encoded by the coding sequence ATGTTTGTAAGATCAGAATGGGAAAATTTGAAGGAAGTGATTGTTCATAGACCAGGAACAGAGATAGATTATGCGATGATCTCGCCGAGAGCATTTCTCTTTGAGCGACCGTTCAACAAGACGAAAGCATTAAGGGAACATGAGAAGCTTGAGGAGATTATGAAGGAGAATGGGGCAAAGGTAACACAGCTCAGAGAAATTGTTGTGAACAGGTGTAATACTGACAGTAGTTTCAGAAAGTCTCTGGAGGAAAAGTTAGCTTCTGAGGTGCAGTTCTATGGCGATATTTCAGAGGTTGAAAGGCTAAAGAAGGATTTTCAGAGAAATCTTCCATTCATGGATGCAGACACTCTTTTTAACATATCAATCCTGGTGCCATCAATTGACATAACTGTTGATCGTGATAATCATATGTCATATCCCAAAATATTTTCCAATGTACCCCTTACAAACCTGTATTTCATGAGGGATCAGCAGGCTGTGAGTTCTAATGGAGTTATTCTTGGTAGAATGAAACTGCCGCAGAGAAAAATGGAACCTGAAATTACAGGATTCATAATGGAGAAAATCCTTGGTAATGATCACCTGAAGAGGGTTGAGGAGAATTCATATTTTGAGGGTGGTGACTACATTCCATGTGGTGAATTTGGATTAATAGGAACAGGACCAAGAACTGATCTTGCTGGAGCCATATCGGCAATGAATTCAGGAATGATGAGCCATGACGAAATTTTGGTCGTGGAAAATCCCAGATATCCATTTATGGTAAATGATCTTCTAAACAATATGCATCTTGACACATATTTCAACATTGCAGGTAATGGCACTGCCATTGGTTCATTGAGCCTTGTAAAGGCAGCAAAGGGAAAATTATACCAGAAAACAGGAGATGGTTACGTTTATGCATATGATATAGCACTTTATGATTATCTGAAAAAGAAAGGTTATAACATAATGGAAATTTCCCCCATTGAACAGCTTTGTTATTCATCCAATTTCCTTACTGTAAAGAATAACAGAATTATATGCATAGATTCTTTTTCAGTTCTTAAAAAGCTTGAAAGCAACGGTGTCATAACTCAGAAGATAAAGGAAGAAGCAGGGGCAAAAGAATCAGAACTTAAAAGTGGAACCATGTTTCCATCCAGTTCAAAAATGCGGGATTTTGGTATTGATTTTATCAAAATCAATCTGGAAGAAATAACAGGTGGATATGGCGGGGCACATTGCATGACCTATACCCTTCATAGAAATTGA